In Podarcis raffonei isolate rPodRaf1 chromosome 8, rPodRaf1.pri, whole genome shotgun sequence, the genomic window CAACCTGTTGTTCGACTCACACTGGGGTAGCATGTGACCAAGAGTGACTTACAGGAAATGAGGAGGTGAGGCTGGGATGGTGGTTTTGAGCAACTCTGAGGCGTCCAGGGTGGTTTGTGCAACAGAGCTGCAGGTGTTGTGGCGACTGTTACTctgccgtgtcctgctgctgcctggccgtagtttagagcaggggttgctAAAGGGGACAGTACCACCCCCTGGGGGGTGCACTAAAAGGACAAGGGGTGGAAATCTTGAGAgaacagctgctgccagcagGGTTCTCAAAATATAGCAGGCagaggggtggtgctgtggtctaaaccactgagcctcttggacttgccagtcaggtcggaagttcaaatccctgcaatggggtgagctcctgttgctctgtcccagctcctgccaacctagcagctcaaaagcacaccagtgcaagtagataaataggtaccgctgcagcgggaaggtaaacggcgtttccgtgcgccacTGGGATAAGAGAGTTTGGAATTGGCGGGTTCTTGGTTGCGCGTTTCCGGCTGAGCCAGGGCTACGCCAACAAAAGCCCCTCCACTTGGCTGAGCCTTAGATCTGATGGCATAATTCCCTCATCGTGGATCAGAACAGAAGCCAGTATAAGTCCCCACAGGGGTCACCCTGGCATGTGTGGTGGAGGTGGCCCAAGGACAGGAGAATCTTACACCTGTTCCAACCCTACCAGCTTGATTATGTGACCTGCCAAACCAGAGAAATGAAGCAGGTGAAAAGGGCAGTGTAAATCAAGCTCCTTGTGAACGGAATTTGGAAGTGGAGTTAAGTTAACCCAACacgacacagcagcagcaaaagttgTGCCAGCTTTCTATTGTTAGGATTGTTCTGTGAATATTTAAAGGAATGTATTTGGCCTGGCTTTTTGCTGATGGTGGCATTGTGTGAACACTGCGGGGGGTGGGACCTGTGTACatgagtacagttgtaccttggttcacgaatgccttgcgactcaaacgttttggctccctaatgccgcaaacccagaagtgagtgttctggtttgcgaacgttctttggaacccgaacatccgacgcggcagaagctcctgcggccaatcggaagctgcgccttggtttttgaatgttttcggaagttgaacagatttctggaatggattccatttgagaaccaagatacggcTGTAGTGGGAATTCCACAATCAAATCACACCTGGAAGCACCCTTAGTCTTCAAGAAACCACAAGACCCCATTGCACCAACTTCCAGATGATAGACACTAGCTTTTaatttaactaactaactaactaactaactaactaactaactaactaactaagtaGATACTGTAAATCTTAAAATTGCTCATCCCTGGATTAGATTAGACTAGGCCTGTGAGTTATTTTGTTAGCTAATAAATGAGCATGGTTGTGCAGGCATGTGTGCAAAAATTTTGGCCGATGCTATAGATCTTTTGAATGGGTCCAGTATAAAGAGTTTCCAATCTGGAACCAATCCCAGGCAGTGTCCTTTTAAAAGAAGGTTGGTTTTCAAGTCTTAGTGGGTGATAAGGTCTAGTTTCATTCCAGGAAGAAAAGTCACTGCTGATTTCTGCAGATGACATCTATGATAAGCACATACAAGGTCAGTTACCCAGATTCCACCCCTGCTTAGTTGGCACGGCTACCTAGAGTCTGCTGAAGCCATCAGCATTCAGTGGAATGGGCCCTGTTACAGGTGTCACATAATACTTTTCCTGCTTTTGTAAAGAaataatggaatcatagaactgcagagttggaagggagcctgaggatcatttagtccaatcccctgtaatgcgggtgccgctgtggtctaaaccactgagcctcttgggattgtcgatcagaaggtcggcagttcgaatctccgcaatggagtgagctcccgttgctcagtcccagctcctgccaacctagcatttcaaaaacacaccagtgcaagtaggtaaataggtacctctgcggcaggaaggtaaaaggtgtttccatgcattctggtttccgtcacagtgttccgttgtgccagaagcagtttagtcatgctgaccacatgacctggaaagctgtctgcagacaaacgccggctcccttggcctgaaagcgagatgagcgcccaacctcagtcacctttgactggacttaaccgtccaggggtcctttaccttttttacctatgtagcaatgcaggaatatgcagttgtctcatatggggatcaaacctgcaactgaTCTTTCCGTGTGGCAGCACCTAATTTATACTATGATAatcacagcatagctgtcaacttttaccTTTTCTTGctggaatcctattcagaataagggaatttccctttaaaaaagggaaacgctgACAgctatgaatcatagaatcatagagttggacgggaccaagAGGATCAACTATatcaaacccctgcaatgtaggagtttttgcccaatgtgtggctcaaacccacgaccctaagattaagagcctcatgctctaccaaaacAATACAAGACATCCTTTGAAACTCACTCTTCTCTGAATAAACTCGTGTGGAGCATGGAATCTCAGCCAGCTTGGATTAATCTCAAATTTATTTGTAGAGAACCAAATTTCTGTTAGTTATGTATGCAGTtggctttccttctttttctttgtcttCAGACTGCCAGTCTTTGTGCAATAGGGATTCCAGGGCATACcagaaagttaaaggtaaagggacccctgaccattaggtccatttgtgaccgactctggggttgtggcgctcatctcgctttattggccgagggagccggcgtacagcttccgggtcatgtggccagcatgactaagccgcttctggtgaaccagagcagcgcatggaaacgccatttaccttcccaccagagcggtacctattaatctacttgcactttgatgtgctttcgaactgctagtttggcaggaatagggactgagcaacaggagctcaccccgtcgcggggattcaaaccgtcgaccttctgatcggcaagtcctaggctctgtggtttaacccacagcgccacccgcgtcccaccagaaAGTTacttttgcacaattaaagtgcatTACAGCACTCTGTTACCCTAGCACAAGAAAtccacttcaaaacaaaacaaaaaccctgtcaTTTTATGGTAAGGAAAGTGAGAAGTGTGAACTAAACAAAGGATTTGCAGGAAGATGTATCACCCCACAAACAATCATTGTAGTATCACCCCACAAATGAGAATGAATGCTCAAGGAAGACCAGACATAAAAGGGACGGCATATCCTGTTTCACCACTTGAGGTGGAACAGGAAGTGCCATCCTACCCTGCCACCATCGCACTTCCTGTGCCACCGCCTCCACCACTGTTGAAGTGGTGTCGGCACTGGTGCCGATTTCCAGTGAGATCTAACAAAATCTCATGAGACCTTGCCAAACTCTCATGAGATATTGTGGAGTGcatgagatctcacaagatcttggtgagatcttgctggaaatcAGTGTGGCTTTTCTGCGAGTGGTAGAGGAGGCAGGGTGTGTTGTGCCTTGGGggccctgttttgggggggctTCCAATGCCCATAGCAGCTACTTCACCCCatttcatgggtgggccagccctgtgacagagtgtaagctttgtgcaagtttCCATAcagaattcaaagtgctggttatgacctataaagccctatatggcttggGCCCAGGCTGCCGAAAAGAATCCTAAATTCTGAGTGCAATGTCAATAATAAAGGGTTTCCAATAACCCTTAAAGTTTCTGTCTGAGGTTTTCAGTAAACTAATAACTTCACCAAACTAAGTCATTTATCTTGCTAATCATAAGCTTGGTCGAGTTTGCAGTTTTTATGTCGTTGCAAGTATtaggtaaggtaaaagtaaatgacccctggatggttaagtccagtaaaaggcaactatggggtgcagcgcctacctcgcttcaggccaagggagccagcgtttgtccacagacagctttctgagtcacgtggccaacatgactaagccgcttctggtgcaatggaacaccgtgacagaaaccagagtgcatggaaacactgttttccttcctgccacagtggtacctatttatctacttgcactgatatgctttcgaactgctagattggtaggagctgggacagaacaacggcgGCTCACCCCCtctcagggatttgaaccaccgaccttctgattggcaagcccaagaggctctgtggtttacaccacaacaccacctgcatcccttttgcaGGTATTAACTATGCTATGGTTAAAATGCATTAAACATGGTCTTGAAAACCAACAAAACATGTGTGTCCCACATAATGAAGTCAAAATATTAAGGGATCCAAATGTGGTTGTTGAAGAGATATTAATATTCCATTACAGAGGCGTTGAAGAGTCCACGTAGCAGTTGGCTCTGGAAGCAGAGTGTCCTTTCCGCAAGAGTGTCCCTGTGATGAATCAGttcctctgacctttccttcCAGATAAGGTAATTTTGGTGACACTCTCAATGGGCGCTTTAAGTTTGGGCAGTGTGGCTTGTGGTGATGGGTCAATAAATAGAAGCTTCCGAGCCACAGTTCACAACTTTGAACGATTTCGCACCCGGGACGGAAGCCTGATCCCGGGCTAAAATGAAGCTCCCGGTTGTAGCTGCCGTTCTTTTAATCTCTGCACTTTGTGCAAGAGAAACGGATGCACAGGTGAGATGGAAACAGACTTCTAGGAGAAATGCATCAGCTTTTAATTGGATGCTAGTGGGGGGCACGGGGGGGGGACCTAAACCAATGTGAATCAAAAGTGTCATGTTCTTTATTGACCAGAAGCCCCGTACCCAGCATTGCTCAGGAATtataagaaagggaaaaaaatggaaCTAGTGGTTAAAATCAGGACAGTTTTTAAAGGTTCAGTTTGCCCTCTTGATTCAAAATGTCATCTGGTCCAAACATAGATGACAACCTGCTCCTTCATCTCAGGAACCAACATGCCACATTTAGTTATGGTAGCTTAAgaagtgtccaaatgcatagcgaacaaacagttttccaaaataaTTAATAGATACCTGTGCTTGCCTTCAGTGATGGAAGTCAAGGCACTGTTTATAAAAACCAGAGAGTTTTGAGAGGGCATCTTGCTCGTAAGAAGAAGCAGTGGGGGCCAGTGTGGTAACTGTGTTAGTTGActtatctcagtttctcatttctctttAGCTCTGTTCTCCAAGTAGATTGCATTAAAGAAAAATGTAattctgaaaattcatcagcatttcattaCGAATTTCTAAACTTTACAagtttgcaagcagtttcccctaatatacacatttctgcaaggcaGTACCCCCCAACGTAAtacattttgtatgctattttcactaatgctcACACTTTACCCTGGTATTGTGCGTGCATGTTTgtacacattacctggctggTAATTTGGAAGGGtgactgcatttcagtttgcgcattgttttggaaagggcaGATTAGGATGGTTTGCTTTTAAATACAACCAATTTGAATTTCGTTGCCAGTCCTTGCAACATGGAAGGTAACTGACTGAAGTGGGGAGCTTTGGGTTAAAACCTTGTTTTCCCGTATGTTAATGTCTCCCGATTGTGGAGAGGGCTTGAGTCCACATACAGTGCTTCCAGAGAACGCAACAAACCCTTTTGTACTCGGATATAAGAGAGTAACTAAGGCAGaactcctatgcacacttaccagggcgtaagtcccattgaactgaatggaagTTACTTTTGACTCTGAATAGGAATGAATAGGATCGTACTGTGAATCCAGCTTGCAAATAATGGCTTATGTCGCAGAGTCTATTTCAAATTAAATTCATGGAAACTAACAGCATTGTTTCAATTGTTTTGTTATAGCAGTGGAATCCTGGTTTAGGTACCTCCGTAAGTATGACACATTTTGTCCATCTGCTTTTGTTATGCTTTCTCTCAAAAAGGATGCTACGCGAGTAGGATCTGCGACAAATCACCCTCACTTGTTTAACAGGACCAGTCCTGTTCTGGGCTAGAATTAGCCATCTTCTTCCAGGATCCTActtgatcagaccaaagacccatctagtccagcatcctgttctcacagtggccgatcaGATGCCTTTGAGAAGCTCCAAAGCAGCGCATGAGTACAACAGCAACTCTCCACACTTGTGATGCCCAACAACTGAAGGCAGTACACAGCCCTTGTGGCTAGTAGTAGCAGAAGCCTTAgccctccacgaatttgtctaactccccttttaaagccatccaagcttccAACCAGCGCTATATCCTGTGCTAGCAAATTCCATGCTTCAACTATGCACAGGGTGAAGCATCCTCATGCTGGGGAGAAGAGTGGGCTAGAAAGGTTGCACTCATGCTCCTCTTGTGGGTTTTcatgaaaaataaaattcattttatatttttattttaaaagaagacaTTCCACCTCTTCTCACCCTGGGCTGGGATGGTCAGCTTACAGGATCCTGTCAAAAGCACTGGACCTGCTTAAGCTTTTATTTTCCTCCTGGAAAGGGCTTTTCCTGGAATGACCAGTTTTTGTGCAAATAAATTTCCACGTGGAGGCAGCCAAGAGCTATAGATAGGGATGGAATTTCCTGCAAATCTCAACAGCAAGCTTATCCACGCTGATTTTTGGTTTCGTTGTGGGGATGTAAGGCGGGCAAGGAAAAGGACTGAACCACCTTTGTCTCTTGATCTTTTACAGCTTAGTTATTCCGGCCCAAATGTGCCTCCTCCACCTCcgcctcagcctcctcctccagtAAGTATAAGAAAGTTTCCTTTGGGTCATTGTGACTCTGTGCTATGAGGTATGAAGCTACATAGCTCATTATATCAATTGGTAGTACCTTATTCAGGGGAGGGTGTTTATCAGAGGCTGCACCTGGAGCAAGGTCTGAGATGGTCGCTGTCTTCATTCTGCTCTTTGTTCTCTTAGGTTGCTTATACACCATGCATATAAAGCAAATTTAAAGCTCACCCAACCCCCAAATCTTGGGAATTGACGTATGTTatgggttctgggaattgtagctttgtgaagggtaaattacagtttccagagttcttGGGTGGTGTTGGGGATGTACGTTTATGCAGCCTTAATTTTTTAATGTTGAGGATGTACATTTatgcagcaaataaataatatttgaatAATATTTGAACAGGGAGGGCATTCTgggacagggagccaccactgaaaaggttctctctctctctctctctctctctctctctctctctctctggtcttCACTTGGTGGTTCTGCTTGGCATCACTGTAATTTCATTGTGAAGATGTGAGTGTGACAAATAAGCTGTGCATCTCGATCTTTTTCAGGGTCCTTACGACGGCCAAAATTCGGTAAGTATGAGAAACGCTTCCTTGGACACTTCAGAGTATGGGATATCAGACAATTTTGCTCAACTTATACACCCTCTGATAGCTACTGAAAAGGTTTTCTCTCGGATCTCCAGCCACCACACTGCAGATGGAGGGGGAATCTGGAGAACGACCTTTTCCAAGGCTGATTTGATTCCCCACCTCGTTCCCAATCTTTACtcccctcttgttcctgatgtagatctttatttctcCCTTGCTTGTCATGTCGCTCTTcacccaccccttcttccctggcagggcaggtgggccattttgtggtttggctctggtggcaaaatgtcttgggccgaccCTGGCTCCAGAGCACACTTCATGCTGAATTATAGCTGTTTGTGGCTTCCTGCCATTGCATGGATGCGTCAGTActgacagtgactggccccagtTTTTTAAGGACCTGGACTTGGCTCGTCAATACGTGCTGTGGTTCTGCTTGGTTTCATTGTGCTTCTGTTGTGGTGGTGTCTGGTGGGCAAGAGACAGAACGGAACAACTTGCTTACGTATCTTGGTCTTTTTCAGGCCTATCTCGGTGTCCAAGCCCAACCTTGGCAGCCTCAACCTGCCTCAGTAAGTATGAGAAATTCTTCTTTGGAAGATTCTAGGTTCTTTGATATGGGGCGTTAGACTATGCGGCTTGGTTTAGATATCACTTAGTAGTACATGGCTCAGAAACTGAGCATTGAAAAATCAGCTGGAGCGGACTCTGAGGCAGCCTTCACTTGTATCCCTCTCTTCGCTCTCTTAGTTCTTCAGAGTTTTTGGTAATAAtagtaatgaaggcaccaggaggACCTCCCTGGAGAAGGCAGGGAGTCACCATCAAAAAGGTTCTCTCTCTGGTCTCCACCCACCACACTTCAGATGGAGGGGTTGTCCAGAGAAACGCCTAAGGTGACAATCTCAGTTGATACAAGAGAAGGCTGGCAAGCAGGTATTTGGGTTAGCACTTTTAAGGATAAGAGAAGCACTTTGAATCAAGCTTGGAAACTCATTTTAAATGGAGCGGAACTATGTAAGGATGCTTAAAACAGAGTTCACAGACCTTTTTGCgtgtgagggccacattccctgttCATCAGCCCTCCGAgggccgcatgccagtggtgggcgtgGCCAAAACGAAACCCACACAGGTGCTCCAGGTTTCCCTACTTACTTGGTTTATTTATATTGTATCCAAGGCACTGATACCCCCAGCTTTTAGTCAAAAAGACTGACGTGCAGAAATCTCCATCAAAGACAGTTCCTGCCCCCAGACTCACAAACTAAAAAGACATGGCAATCTAAAGACAATCTAAaaagaccagagatttacagaagattggaagaagtatgtgaattatttgaaaagcaactgtaatcaaattacgctagtaggactacaagaagttttataaggagaaatatacgaagtgttacaaagtagaaaaagatagagatattggttatgagtttgaaatgtaatagggaaaataagaaatgcatactaagagattagattggaaaattttcagacaggactgatggaagtcaaaaaaattgaataagatgtaaaagtatgtttaattactgttgaaaatgatatgttaaaaaactaagaaaaatttatatatataaaaaataaaaaataaaaagacatggCACATGAGGAaagaggactggggagggaggagggaaaagcaaGCTCAAACACAAGTTCTTCAAGTTACAGTTCATATAGTTCTGCCCATGATGTTATCTCAGATGCACCAGTAAAGGCAGATGTCACATTTCTTCCATATAATGTTGTTTGATTTATTTAACTACCAGAGGAtggttttaatatttatttaaacatggCCCTGTTCTGTGCTAGCTGCCTCCCGCACAACTCACACATGCAGTCTGCCTCTAGCTGACCAACTGGTATTCAAGGAGCAGTTTATGGAGATGTGTGTTGGGCCAGAAATGAGTAACCTGTGCATCTTGATCTTTTCCAGAATTATGGTGGTGGCCCAAAGGGTTGCCATCTTGTGGTTTGGCTCAGGTGGCGAAATGTCTTGCGCTGACCCTGGCTCCAGAGCACACATCATGCTGAATTATAGCTGTTTATGGCTCCCTGTCATTGCATGGATGCGCCAGTACTGACAGTGGCTGGTCCCAGTTTTTTGAGAACCTGGACTTGGCTCGTCAATATGTGCTGTGGTTCTGCTTGGTTTCATTGTGCTTCTGTAGTGGTGACGTCTGGTGGGCAAGAGACAGAACGGAGCAACTTGCTTACGTATCTTGGTCTTTTTCAGGCCTATCTCGGTGTCCAAGCCCAACCTTGGCAGCCTCAACCTCCCTCAGTAAGTATGAGAAACTCTTCTAAGTTCTTTGATACGGGCCATCAGATTACGTGGCCCAGTTTAGTAGTTCATGGTTCAGGGTGGTCAGAAGTGCAGCTGCAGCAGACTTGCGAGGTGGTCTTCCTCTCTCTTTGCTATCAGTTCTCAGATGTCACCTGTGTGATATGAATAACGGTGCCAGGGGAgcctcccttttaaaatgtgtcagggaggggaggttattgggttgttcttgtttttattttgattatgtgttttgtgttttgatattgtgattttatgttgataactgccctgagacttgcAAGCATAGGGTGgcttacaaatttaattaattaattaattaattaattaattaattaattaataataatggcatTCCAAGGTGAAGAGCTGCCACTGAGGTCTCCAG contains:
- the LOC128419218 gene encoding uncharacterized protein LOC128419218 is translated as MKLPVVAAVLLISALCARETDAQWNPGLGTSLSYSGPNVPPPPPPQPPPPGPYDGQNSAYLGVQAQPWQPQPASAYLGVQAQPWQPQPPSQVGLYVGSPGPQGSGYSGSPGARPYPPPPPPPNGYPGSDDGGQSVDAWWEELINSVENEFGGKRQFYGLNLKLKSPLCA